One Oryctolagus cuniculus chromosome 7, mOryCun1.1, whole genome shotgun sequence genomic window, tggtggtgctggtggttgTGTCCAGGTGGCTTAGCCCTTGGCTgagatgggagacccaggcagcagcccagggcaggtTGCCAATGCCAAGTGGTCTCACGTCCTTCACTGCCTCTGTCTTACAGCCCAGCGAGGCTGTCCCCAGCTCTCAGAGAGCTCTGGGGGCGCCCAGGCCAATGCTTCTGCGCTACCTGGGGCCGTTCGCAGCACCCTGAGCTCCCTGCCACCAGGCAGCTGGAAGGCGTAGCAGGAGGCATTTCTCTCAGCCCCAATAATGACAGTGGCCACCGGAGACCCGGCAGATGAGGCCGCTGCCCTGCCTGGGCACCCCCAGGACACCTACGACCCCGAGGCAGACCATGAGTGCTGCGAGAGGGTGGTCATCAACATCTCAGGGCTGCGGTTTGAGACACAGCTCAAGACCTTGGCCCAGTTCCCAGAGACCCtgttaggggacccaaagaagcGCATGCGGTACTTCGACCCCCTCCGCAATGAGTACTTCTTCGATCGGAACCGCCCCAGCTTTGACGCCATCCTGTACTACTACCAGTCAGGGGGCCGCTTGCGGCGGCCCGTGAACGTGCCCCTGGACATCTTCTCCGAGGAGATCCGGTTCTACGAGCTGGGTGAGGAGGCCATGGAGATGTTTCGGGAGGACGAGGGCTACATCAAGGAGGAGGAACGGCCCCTGCCCGAAAATGAGTTCCAGAGGCAGGTTTGGCTTCTCTTCGAATACCCAGAGAGCTCAGGGCCCGCCAGGATTATAGCCATCGTGTCCGTCATGGTGATCCTGATCTCCATCGTCAGCTTCTGCCTGGAGACGCTGCCCATCTTCCGGGACGAGAACGAAGACATGCATGGCAGCGGCATGACCTTCCACACCTACTCCAACAGCACCGCCGGCTACCAGCAGTCCACCTCCTTCACCGACCCCTTCTTCATCGTGGAGACGCTCTGCATCATCTGGTTCTCCTTTGAGTTCCTGGTGAGGTTCTTTGCCTGCCCCAGCAAAGCCGGGTTCTTCACCAACATCATGAACATCATTGACATCGTGGCCATCATCCCCTACTTCATCACCCTGGGGACAGAGCTGGCCGAGAAGCCCGAGGACgcccagcagggccagcaggccATGTCGCTGGCCATCCTCCGAGTCATCCGGTTGGTAAGAGTCTTTAGGATTTTTAAGTTGTCCAGACACTCCAAAGGTCTCCAGATTCTAGGGCAGACCCTCAAAGCCAGCATGAGAGAACTGGGCCTCCTgatcttcttcctcttcatcgGGGTCATCCTGTTCTCTAGTGCTGTCTACTTTGCAGAAGCCGATGAGCGAGATTCTCAGTTCCCCAGCATCCCGGATGCCTTCTGGTGGGCAGTCGTCTCCATGACAACCGTAGGCTATGGAGACATGGTTCCAACCACCATTGGGGGAAAGATAGTGGGCTCTCTGTGCGCCATCGCAGGTGTGTTAACCATTGCCTTACCGGTCCCAGTCATAGTGTCCAATTTCAACTACTTCTACCAccgggagacagagggagaggaacaggCCCAGTACTTGCAAGTGACAAGCTGTCCAAAGATCCCATCCTCCCCTGACCTAAAGAAAAGTAGAAGTGCCTCCACCATTAGTAAGTCCGATTACATGGAGATCCAGGAGGGTGTGAACAACAGTAATGAGGACTTTAGAGAGGAAAACTTGAAAACAGCCAACTGTACCTTGGCTAACACAAACTATGTGAATATTACCAAAATGTTAACTGATGTCTGATCGAA contains:
- the KCNA2 gene encoding potassium voltage-gated channel subfamily A member 2 isoform X1; its protein translation is MTVATGDPADEAAALPGHPQDTYDPEADHECCERVVINISGLRFETQLKTLAQFPETLLGDPKKRMRYFDPLRNEYFFDRNRPSFDAILYYYQSGGRLRRPVNVPLDIFSEEIRFYELGEEAMEMFREDEGYIKEEERPLPENEFQRQVWLLFEYPESSGPARIIAIVSVMVILISIVSFCLETLPIFRDENEDMHGSGMTFHTYSNSTAGYQQSTSFTDPFFIVETLCIIWFSFEFLVRFFACPSKAGFFTNIMNIIDIVAIIPYFITLGTELAEKPEDAQQGQQAMSLAILRVIRLVRVFRIFKLSRHSKGLQILGQTLKASMRELGLLIFFLFIGVILFSSAVYFAEADERDSQFPSIPDAFWWAVVSMTTVGYGDMVPTTIGGKIVGSLCAIAGVLTIALPVPVIVSNFNYFYHRETEGEEQAQYLQVTSCPKIPSSPDLKKSRSASTISKSDYMEIQEGVNNSNEDFREENLKTANCTLANTNYVNITKMLTDV